The window AAAAAGATATGTTTTTTTTGTGGTTGGTTGTAAATAGTCTGTTCCACAAAGACGACACCTTTTGAATTTTGTCCGATTTATTGTAACCTACCCACTTACACGTCTATGGTTTAAACTAGATATAAAGAGTTCCTCCGTTATTTGGTTTTGATTAGGCACCTAAATTTTAAGAAAATTGGAGCTCTTTTCCATATTTAAATTTCACTTTTGAAGAGAAGATCAGTAGTGATCAAAAACCTTATATCTAGGAGTTTATACACGCTAATGATAACTGTTTATGCAAATAATTCACGCTTAATTTTTTGATTGAAGGACTTTTCCACTTTTTTTTGAATAATTGTACAACAGAAGCCGTTCTATTAGTTTAAAACGTTAACGTTGACAGGGAAGGGAAGATCAAAGAAATATGTATGATAAAATCAAGGAGGTAAAGGAAATGAAAAAACTATTCTTATGATGTCATTTTTAGCTTTATTTTCACTGAGGGAAATGCCCAGTGTGAAATGAGATGGTAAAATCATCAAAGAGGAGTATGATATCAGTATAAAGCAGGTAAACACAGACTCATTTGTAAAATAAAGGTAAATATATCAAAAAGAGTGAAAAAGAAGTATAAAGGGTTAATATTAAATTTTAAGGGGGTGACAGAATGTTAGGGACGATTGCTGTAATCCTAATAGTCTTATGGCTTTTAGGTATAGTTAGTGCATATACTATGAGTGGTTTTATACATATCCTTCTAGTAATTGCGATAATTATAATTTTGATAAGGATAATAAACGGAAGAAGGGGACTTTAGTCCACGAATGCTATCTAGCATAACCATTTAATATCATATTAGGCTGCGGTGAATTACAATAGTGACAGATTGATTTTCAGTTTAATTTTACAGGTATTAAGTGTTAATTTACATATCGAGTTTAAAAGTATGAACCTGACCACACAGTGAGCGGCTTCCTAAAAGTTCCTAGTTTGATAAAAATGGTGGTGCGTCATGCCGAGCGCACCACTTTACTTTTTTCCAGAAAACCTCATTTTCTGGAAAGTAAGCTAATATTTTTCTTGGTTTTTCTCTAATTAAATTTACAGTTCTCAAAATTGAACTTTTAGATATACTCTTGAAATCTGTCTTTTTAGGATAAAATTGTCTCAATATTCCGTTTAAATTCTCGTTGCTTCCTTTCTCCCAAGGTGAATAAGGACTGCAAAAAATATATTTACAGATAATCCCGATTCTCAGTGACCTATTTCTTATCTGGTATTTGCCACTTCTGGCTTTTCATCCAAAAATCTTATAGTGTTATGCGTGATTATTTTTGCCCACAATTATAGATAGGGAGGTATTTGTTTGATTAGGAAAATATTAGACATCATTAAAAAAAGTATATGGCCCTATCCATTTATCTACGGGGTCCTATCTCTATTAGGTTCATTTTTCATTATTTTAATTGACTCAGGGTATTTTTTGGATCTTCAATTACACATACCGAATATATTTTTTACGGATATTGATTTAGCTAGGATGATTTTAGGTATTGTTGCAGCCTCTTTTATTACAATCACTACCTTTACTTTTTCTACTACAATGATCGTTCTGACAATGTATATGTCTCAATTTTCACCCAGAATAGTTGAAAATTTCTTAACAAATAAAAATACAATGCAAGCATTTGGTATATTTGTTGGAGGATTTATTTATTCAATTACTTCATTATTGTTTATGAGGAGAGATTTAATTTCAGAATATTTAGTTATATCCGCAAGTATAAGTATCATTTACATGATAGTTGGTTTAGTATTTTTTTTAATTTTTATTAATAGTGTAGCAAATCTTATACAAGTAAACAATGTTATTAAAAACCTTTATAAGAACTCATTAAAAAATATGGTGAAATATAAGGATTTAATAAAAACAGGATCAATTATTAGTAAAATAAAGGTTGAAAAGTACAGACAATTAGAAGTGGTTTTTTGTCAACAAAATGGATATATTCAGTATATTAATCATGAGAATCTACTGGAGCTCGCTAAAGATATACAAGCGGTTATTGTCTTTGAAAAAGTAGTGGGTCAGTTTGTAGCAGATGATACAAAGCTGATTTCCTTGTACTTAAGAAAAAATACAGAAATAAATGAAACCATGGTGAAAAAACTATTGAGTTGCATTATCATAGGAGAGAGAAAAACTGAAGAACAAAATTTTGGTTTTATGATCCAAAAGATAGTGGAAGTGGCATTAAGAGCCATATCTCCAGGAATTAATGATCCACATACAGCGAGTCATTGTATAAGAATACTTGGTATTTTACTTAGACAAATCTCTGATTTAGAAAATGGATATATTGTTAAGAAAGATGAAGAAGATGAAAATATCATGGTTGTATTTAAAGCTTTTGATTTTGAGAAAATATTATATTATACATTTAGTCAACTTATACATTATGCAAAAGAAGACGTGTTGGTAATTACTTCGATATTTAAAGCTTTAAGATTTGCTATGGAAAAAGCTTCAAAAGAAAATAGACTTATCATTATAACATTTAGTGACTATATTTGGGGAAAAATAGTACCAGAATTAAGTGAAGGTTTGGATTATAAAATGTTAAAACACGAGAGAGATGAGATATATCTTTTGAAATAAACTGTGCTTGTAATTTTTACAAAATACTTTATTCCATCACTTAATCCTGAATTATTGATAGGTGTATTATAAAAACAGGTGTATCATTTTAAATTGTGTTGAATCAGATTTAAAAAATATTATAAATTTTTACTTGTTTCAAAGATATCTACACAATATTAAGAAAAATATTTTTTTAACTTGTAATAATTCCAAAATTTGTGTATTATATTTATCGTACCCTTTTATAAAAAAAAATTTAATGGTTTCAATATTTTAAATATTCATATATACGGGACAAATGAAGTAGTCTTGAATAAAGCTCGTTAATTTTGTTTGTAGCAAAAGAGTTGTATCAATTACTAAAAAAAATAATATCACCAGGGAGGAAAATTATGTCACACGATGCATCACAAGGAAACCCGGCAGTTGTTGGGTTGGCAGGATTTGGTCTCACGACTATGTTGCTTCAGTTTCACAATGTAGGATGGATGGGGTTAGGTCCTGTAGTAGCTTCAGGACTCATCTTCGGAGGCTTGGCTCAGCTGATCGCAGGTTTCCAAGAATTCAAATGCGGTAATAACTTTGGTTACAGTGCTTTTGTTTCTTATGGTAGTTTCTGGATATCTTTAGGTATTATGTTCCTTTTAAATCATTTTGGCATCTACAAAGCCAATCATACTGATATAGGATTTTTCCTAATTGCTTGGACTATGTACACTGCTATCATGACTATTCCTGCTATGAAAGTTCATGCTGCTATGGGAGTCACTTTTATCCTTCTACTCATAGGATTTATACTTCTTGATCTTGCACACTTCGGTTACCCGGCACTAACTAAAGTCGCTGGTTACGAACTAATGCTTTGTGCACTTTCAGCTTGGTATATGATGGCCGCAGCCATATATTCCCAGGTTTTCGGGAGACCTGTTCTTCCAATGGGTATACCTCTAATCAATTAATAAGCAAAAAAGGTCAGCCAAAATAGGCTGACCTTTTTTAGTGTCACAACACCAATCATAAAACAGAGAATTTTTGATTTTTCATATCCGTTATAAACATATAGCCAGATGCATGGGTCATCATTATTTCAGGCTTTATCTTCATAGGCACATTTTTCCCCTCTGAAATATGCCTCACTTCCATTTAGACCGTATTTATATTACATGACTCCCAGTACTCTCAATATACCTCTGAGTCCAAGACCACATGCTACTAACACCACTATTCCACCTAAAATATTTGTAAGTGGTGAGTTGACATATTTTCCAAGTCTCTTTTTGTTGTTCATGGCATATAAGAGGAAGATTGCTATTACAGGAAGAAGTATCCCGTTTGCTGCCTGAGCAAATATAATCGCAGAAAGAGGTTTTAGACCTATCGCTGAAAATATTATTCCTATTAAAATAACTGTTGTCCAAATAGCCTCAAACTTCTTGTCCTTAAAATCAGATTTCCATCCCATAGCTCCTGCCGTTGCATAGGCTGCAGCTAAAGGTGCCGTTATTGTAGAAGAAAGTCCTGCAGAAAAGAGTCCGAAGGCGAAGAAGTATTTGGCCCAAGAACCAAGAAGTGGTTCTACTGATTTTGCCATATCCCCTGCATTGTTTATAGCTATATT is drawn from uncultured Ilyobacter sp. and contains these coding sequences:
- a CDS encoding lmo0937 family membrane protein, whose protein sequence is MLGTIAVILIVLWLLGIVSAYTMSGFIHILLVIAIIIILIRIINGRRGL
- a CDS encoding DUF2254 domain-containing protein, which gives rise to MIRKILDIIKKSIWPYPFIYGVLSLLGSFFIILIDSGYFLDLQLHIPNIFFTDIDLARMILGIVAASFITITTFTFSTTMIVLTMYMSQFSPRIVENFLTNKNTMQAFGIFVGGFIYSITSLLFMRRDLISEYLVISASISIIYMIVGLVFFLIFINSVANLIQVNNVIKNLYKNSLKNMVKYKDLIKTGSIISKIKVEKYRQLEVVFCQQNGYIQYINHENLLELAKDIQAVIVFEKVVGQFVADDTKLISLYLRKNTEINETMVKKLLSCIIIGERKTEEQNFGFMIQKIVEVALRAISPGINDPHTASHCIRILGILLRQISDLENGYIVKKDEEDENIMVVFKAFDFEKILYYTFSQLIHYAKEDVLVITSIFKALRFAMEKASKENRLIIITFSDYIWGKIVPELSEGLDYKMLKHERDEIYLLK
- a CDS encoding acetate uptake transporter, yielding MSHDASQGNPAVVGLAGFGLTTMLLQFHNVGWMGLGPVVASGLIFGGLAQLIAGFQEFKCGNNFGYSAFVSYGSFWISLGIMFLLNHFGIYKANHTDIGFFLIAWTMYTAIMTIPAMKVHAAMGVTFILLLIGFILLDLAHFGYPALTKVAGYELMLCALSAWYMMAAAIYSQVFGRPVLPMGIPLIN